The Naumovozyma dairenensis CBS 421 chromosome 1, complete genome genome includes a region encoding these proteins:
- the LDB19 gene encoding Ldb19p (similar to Saccharomyces cerevisiae LDB19 (YOR322C); ancestral locus Anc_7.75): protein MAFARLASSKSATASSRLKPIKSSDQHPIELAINIESPPCVLYGPATDSTGALLSGVLNLTIKDPYSNIAVPSYDSIRSTKSQNNVNTSPTKLRRKSTLGSTLSTTFSHLSLSTPTLTPSSSTANSNVNASNVPTTATSAILSTAASSSSIPNTKTIINGYTKISVTSVTLTLIQKIHYHKPFVPDSQQINTCMNCRTKITDMKNWNIQKTAQSKSVGTHTYPFSYLIPGSVPSTALLGSNSESQVKYELIAVVTYKDPRKKSSNTDNEKLLQLSMPIAVTRSITRGPDKNSLRVFPPTELTAAAVLPNVIYPKSTFPLEMKLDGVSSGTRRWRMRKLSWRIEETTRIRSHACEVHKHELAKLEKNVKEKELDKSNSANKKHNHQIKRYGDVGPQIRVALSSPENIPLHHRNFRNLPSSRPSAAAAAGNSTDIQPGIAGTTRNDTIATTPQGQLGDRDDQDEVAGDEFVHPSDDALRQEILQQQQRLREQQIQQEIQKNNSTLFTEEVRIIAKGDMKSGWKTDFENNGKIELVTDIDCMGLNSGVSNPITHVSTTKPYINPHKQQTVNVACDIQDPNSGVYVNHILAVEIVVAEETLQYSNGQPIKLDNNKTGDITSTLTTNVNADQRLAELSPMFANRNAPKTRPVERNELSPVNSTSTNNNENGNANNRSSSSTNDRSLKKSKSNTNANSVPSSKIVSVATGAARVLRMQFRLLVTERSGLGISWDEEVPPIYQDVRSNGPPTYDETVVRESPTTQQRSLYEGQLTENDDTDADNLGTDLVEFDTTDLTKPRMAHYNTNSSNSSDNNVLNTIKSPPLENVISLQGNVPIVRRNGQSTVLTPNTTRENFRIPNNNISNVLDTDRITQ from the coding sequence atggcATTTGCAAGGCTGGCTTCCTCCAAATCAGCAACAGCTTCCAGCCGATTAAAGCCAATCAAATCATCAGACCAGCATCCAATTGAATTGGCAATAAATATAGAATCACCGCCATGTGTCCTCTATGGGCCCGCCACGGATTCTACAGGAGCTTTATTAAGTGGTGTACTTAACTTAACAATCAAGGATccatattcaaatatagCTGTACCTTCGTACGATTCCATTAGATCAACCAAAAGTCAGAACAATGTAAACACGTCTCCTACTAAACTAAGAAGAAAGAGTACTCTTGGGTCTACTCTTTCCACTACATTTTCCCatctttcattatcaaCGCCGACATTAACtccatcttcttctactGCCAATTCAAACGTAAATGCATCCAACGTTCCAACTACTGCAACTTCTGCCATTTTATCTACTGCTgcatcttcttcctctatACCGAATACAAAAACGATTATCAATGGCTACACGAAGATCTCAGTAACATCAGTCACTTTAACATTAATACAAAAGATTCACTATCATAAACCCTTCGTACCAGATTCTCAACAGATTAATACTTGTATGAATTGTCGTACCAAGATAACAGACATGAAAAATTGGAACATTCAAAAGACAGCTCAATCCAAATCTGTCGGAACGCACACATACCCTTTCTCGTACCTAATACCAGGTTCTGTTCCCTCCACTGCACTACTAGGTTCTAATTCTGAATCGCAAGTCAAATATGAATTGATCGCTGTGGTAACGTATAAGGATCCTCGTAAAAAGAGTAGTAATACTGACAATGAAAAGTTACTTCAATTAAGTATGCCAATCGCCGTCACGAGAAGTATAACTAGAGGACCCGATAAGAATTCATTAAGAGTTTTCCCACCTACTGAATTGACTGCAGCTGCAGTGTTACCTAATGTGATTTACCCTAAATCAACATTCCCATTGGAAATGAAATTGGATGGTGTATCCTCAGGGACAAGACGTTGGAGAATGAGGAAATTAAGTTGGAGAATCGAGGAAACTACAAGGATTAGAAGTCATGCTTGTGAAGTGCATAAACATGAATTGGctaaattagaaaagaatgttaaagaaaaggaattagaCAAAAGTAATAGCGCAAACAAGAAACATAATCATCAAATTAAAAGGTATGGTGATGTGGGGCCTCAAATCAGAGTTGCATTGAGTTCTCCTGAAAATATCCCTTTACATCATCGTAATTTTAGAAACTTACCCTCCAGTAGACCATCGGCTGCCGCTGCTGCTGGGAATTCCACGGATATTCAACCTGGAATCGCTGGAACAACTAGAAACGATACAATCGCGACAACACCACAAGGACAATTGGGTGATAGAGATGATCAAGATGAAGTTGCAGGTGATGAATTCGTCCATCCAAGTGATGACGCATTAAGACAAGAGAttttacaacaacaacaacgcCTAAGAGAACAACAAATCCAACAAGAaatccaaaaaaataatagtacGTTATTTACTGAAGAAGTTAGAATCATTGCCAAAGGTGATATGAAAAGTGGGTGGAAGacagattttgaaaataatgggAAAATTGAATTAGTCACTGATATTGATTGTATGGGATTAAACTCTGGTGTCTCTAATCCAATTACGCATgtttcaacaacaaaaccGTACATAAACCCTCATAAACAGCAAACGGTCAATGTAGCGTGTGACATACAGGATCCCAACTCAGGTGTTTATGTAAACCATATCCTTGCAGTGGAAATCGTTGTTGCTGAAGAAACTTTGCAATATTCAAATGGTCAACCAAttaaattagataataataaaacgGGAGATATTACAAGCACTTTGACCACTAATGTTAATGCAGATCAAAGATTAGCTGAACTATCACCAATGTTTGCCAATAGAAATGCACCAAAGACGCGGCCTgttgaaagaaatgaacTATCACCTGTCAACTCTACATCaacaaacaataatgaaaatgggAATGCAAATAATAGATCTTCTTCCTCCACAAATGATAGAAGTTTAAAGAAATCTAAATCAAATACAAATGCAAATTCAGTACCGTCATCGAAGATAGTAAGTGTAGCCACTGGGGCAGCAAGAGTCTTAAGAATGCAATTTAGATTACTAGTGACGGAAAGGTCAGGGTTAGGAATATCGTGGGATGAAGAAGTTCCACCAATATATCAAGATGTTAGATCGAACGGTCCCCCTACCTATGATGAAACTGTAGTAAGAGAATCACCAACTACACAACAAAGGTCATTGTATGAGGGACAATTGactgaaaatgatgatactgATGCTGATAATTTAGGTACTGATTTAGTTGAATTTGATACTACGGATCTAACAAAGCCACGGATGGCACATTATAACACGAACAGTAGTAATAGTTCCGACAATAACGTTTTAAATACTATTAAGTCACCACCTTTAGAGAATGTGATTAGCTTGCAAGGGAACGTGCCCATAGTGAGGAGGAATGGACAATCCACCGTGTTGACACCAAATACTACGAGAGAAAATTTTAGGATTCCTAATAACAACATATCTAATGTGCTAGACACCGATAGAATCACCCAATAA
- the PRO2 gene encoding glutamate-5-semialdehyde dehydrogenase (similar to Saccharomyces cerevisiae PRO2 (YOR323C); ancestral locus Anc_7.71) has product MSTAEQIAKKARIAGNSLKTISNENRSAILYKIHDALKADASTIEQANKLDLQLAQENHLSDSLLKRLDLFKGDKFDTMLQGIKDVADLEDPVGKIKMARELDEGLTLYQVTAPVGVLLVIFESRPEVIANITALCIKSGNSGILKGGKESVHTFREMAKIINETIEKYHEETGVPVGAVQLIETRQDVNDLLSQDEYIDLVVPRGSNALVRNIKDSTKIPVLGHADGICSIYVDKDADLEKAKRITLDAKTNYPAGCNAMETLLINPSLPSWCEVLENLTREGKVTLHVMNDVKEAYFKQLESLGRLDDVIKSSTVDVNESKDFDKEFLSLDCAVKFITSTQAAINHINLHSSRHTDAIITENKDDAELFLKGVDSSGVYWNASTRFADGFRYGFGTEVGISTSKIHARGPVGLDGLVIYQYQIRGNGQVASDYLGAGGNKAFVHKDLDLTKK; this is encoded by the coding sequence ATGTCCACTGCAGAACAGATTGCCAAGAAGGCACGTATCGCAGGAAACTCTCTTAAGACGATATCTAACGAGAACAGATCTGCCATCCTATATAAGATCCACGATGCTTTAAAAGCTGATGCCTCCACCATCGAACAAGCCAATAAGTTGGATTTACAATTAGCTCAAGAAAACCATTTGTCAGATTCccttttgaaaagattggATTTGTTTAAAGGTGACAAATTTGATACCATGTTACAAGGTATCAAAGATGTAGCTGATTTGGAAGATCCAGTGGGGAAAATCAAGATGGCTAGAGAATTAGACGAAGGTTTGACTTTGTATCAAGTTACTGCACCTGTGGGGGTTCTTTTAGTCATATTCGAATCAAGACCGGAAGTTATTGCTAATATTACTGCCTTGTGTATTAAAAGTGGTAATTCGGGGATCTTAAAAGGTGGGAAGGAATCGGTACATACTTTTAGAGAAATGGCTAagattattaatgaaactattgaaaaatatcatgAGGAAACTGGTGTCCCAGTTGGTGCAGTTCAGTTGATTGAAACTAGACAAGATGTTAATGACTTATTAAGTCaagatgaatatattgatttagTTGTCCCACGTGGATCTAACGCATTGGTTAGAAATATTAAGGATTCCACTAAGATCCCAGTCTTGGGTCATGCTGATGGTATCTGTTCCATATATGTCGATAAAGATGCTGATCTGGAAAAGGCCAAAAGAATCACACTAGATGCTAAGACTAATTATCCAGCTGGTTGTAACGCTATGGAAACTCTTTTAATTAATCCATCATTACCAAGTTGGTGCGAGGTCCTAGAAAATTTGACTCGTGAAGGTAAAGTTACTTTACATGTCATGAATGATGTTAAAGAAGCATATTTCAAACAATTGGAATCATTAGGGAGATTGGATGACGTTATTAAATCATCCACTGTGGATGTTAATGAAAGTAAAGATTTCGATAAAgaatttttatcattagatTGTGCCGTTAAATTTATCACATCAACACAAGCCGCAATTAATCATATTAATTTGCATTCTTCAAGACATACGGATGCGATTATTactgaaaataaagatgatgctgaattatttttgaaaggtGTGGATTCTTCTGGTGTTTATTGGAATGCCTCTACAAGGTTTGCTGATGGTTTCAGATATGGGTTTGGTACTGAAGTCGGTATTTCAACTTCAAAGATTCATGCTCGTGGACCAGTTGGGTTAGATGGCCTAGTcatttatcaatatcaaattaGAGGTAATGGTCAAGTTGCTAGTGATTATCTAGGTGCTGGTGGTAACAAAGCGTTCGTCCATAAAGATTTGGATTTAACGAAAAAATAA
- the MAK16 gene encoding ribosome biosynthesis protein MAK16 (similar to Saccharomyces cerevisiae MAK16 (YAL025C); ancestral locus Anc_7.73), producing the protein MSDEVVWQVINQSFCSHRIKAPSGQTFCRDPYNVTGLCTRQSCPLANSKYATVRSDKGRIYLYMKTPERAHTPAKLWERIKLSKNYSKALKQIDEHLLHWNNFFIHKCKQRFTKLTQVAITERRLALREDERHYVGIAPKVKRREQNRERKALASAKIEKAIEKELLDRLKSGAYGDKPLNVDEKIWKKVMGKLDDEQEELEEEEDWDEEEEEESDEGEVEYVADDAEGEYVDVDDLEKWLADSDREDASSDEESSDEDSESNDDEEEATDSKKRKKSKAPKSKRPKVEIEFEEEHELQNNEQQLAN; encoded by the coding sequence ATGTCTGACGAAGTCGTGTGGCAGGTGATTAACCAATCCTTCTGTTCCCATAGAATAAAAGCTCCCAGTGGTCAAACCTTCTGTAGAGATCCATATAACGTCACTGGTCTTTGTACCAGACAATCATGTCCCTTAGCAAACTCTAAGTATGCCACGGTGAGATCAGATAAAGGTCGTATCTATCTATATATGAAAACTCCAGAAAGAGCTCACACTCCTGCCAAATTGTGggaaagaattaaattgTCAAAGAATTATTCGAAGGCGTTGAAACAAATTGATGAACATCTTTTACATTGgaataatttcttcattcaTAAATGTAAACAACGTTTCACTAAATTGACTCAAGTGGCTATCACTGAAAGGCGTCTTGCATTGAGAGAAGATGAAAGACATTACGTTGGGATCGCTCCTAAGGTAAAGAGAAGAGAACAAAATAGAGAAAGGAAAGCCTTAGCTTCTGCGAAGATTGAAAAAGCtattgaaaaggaattgTTAGACAGATTGAAGAGTGGTGCTTACGGTGATAAACCTTTGAATGTTGATGAAAAGATATGGAAGAAGGTTATGGGTAAATTGgatgatgaacaagaagaattggaagaagaagaagattgggatgaagaagaagaagaggaaagTGATGAAGGTGAGGTTGAATATGTTGCGGATGATGCCGAAGGTGAAtatgttgatgttgatgatttggaaaaatggCTAGCTGATTCCGATAGAGAAGATGCTTCatcagatgaagaaagCAGTGATGAAGATTCCGAAAGCaatgatgacgaagaagaagctaCTGATTCTAAGAAACGTAAGAAATCAAAGGCTCCAAAGAGTAAACGTCCAAAGGTGGAGATTGAATTCGAAGAAGAGCATGAACtacaaaataatgaacaacaacttgcaaattga
- the FRT1 gene encoding Frt1p (similar to Saccharomyces cerevisiae FRT2 (YAL028W) and FRT1 (YOR324C); ancestral locus Anc_7.69) produces MNLLIDRMENPGIRKTSHLLSSLTNEEPEKYTSSNDLLPMTNTNHRKEKKNLSKRSRNKSEKYLSSRYDLDAKQDWQNEYKNNKLLSPKRIKSSSALKLPTIAINDVSTSTTTLASEPSKIGLASYFNSSNQLDDGLSFNPITRQEKLKYLNPPNLLDYSSAFGGTFSELLFKPSPPKSSLPYKSTPNSSTQLGFIKERRQSSFNSPSVSPFKRRSSTVNRMRTSFSQSQQQLTPLNTNTKKKTQRSNSSNTSSTATDCLSDKRKLVNEFLQPKMNQSSIAFGQHRDSTESDFASTDYTKSLPSDQSLENILLEDLSSSSYLLSESKVSNLTPFTASSVGSSSIFMDRISSASSPTSSSSSSSSTSLSSYGSQSEKNDSCEIITSSNGSLPIIKESIQMTIRKDQTENSATTGKNSENDQARLTLTSMDCNELNYYQTHILNTIIRFETILKHDLKEFIIRDEIDLLRMVNKFDSLNLNLQQMKSNIDDLYNTIKITYLNHVHEEFDTTNPDSFESQLNESVNESVKQLEILEKKMESCQKKLLEQREVMRQLDNLVLIEKSLLESKRNVKQIYKYRYIIFDLVMLIMMICVGYFVKKIVLGIWISL; encoded by the coding sequence atgaatttattaattgatcGTATGGAAAACCCTGGTATAAGGAAAACATCACATTTACTATCTTCACTCACTAATGAGGAACCGGAAAAATAtacttcttcaaatgatttaCTACCAATGACAAATACAAATCATcgaaaggaaaagaaaaatcttAGTAAACGAAGTAGAAataaaagtgaaaaatatttatcatcaaGATATGATTTAGACGCGAAACAGGATTGGCAAAACGAATACaagaataataaacttCTATCTCCGAAACgaataaaatcatcaagTGCTCTTAAATTACCTACCATTGCAATAAATGATGTATCAACGTCCACTACAACTCTTGCATCAGAACCTTCCAAAATAGGCCTGGCTTcatatttcaattcttctaatCAACTAGATGATGGACTGTCTTTCAACCCTATTACAAGACAAGAGAAATTAAAGTATCTAAACCCTCCAAATTTACTTGACTATTCTTCTGCATTCGGTGGTACATTTAGTGAATTGTTATTTAAACCCTCTCCTCCAAAGAGTTCCCTTCCATACAAATCAACACCAAATTCGTCCACGCAACTCGGTTTCATTAAGGAGAGAAGACaatcttcttttaattcaCCCAGTGTGTCCCCATTTAAGAGAAGATCTTCAACAGTTAATAGGATGAGAACAAGTTTCTCACAAtctcaacaacaattaacACCGCTAAACACAAacacaaagaaaaaaacacAGAGATCAAATTCAAGTAATACTAGTTCTACTGCTACTGATTGCTTATCtgataaaagaaaattagttaatgaatttttgcAACCAAAGATGAATCAATCATCAATAGCATTTGGGCAACATAGAGATTCAACAGAATCGGATTTTGCATCAACAGATTATACTAAATCATTACCATCAGATCaatcattagaaaatatattactcGAGGACCTAAGTAGTTCATCTTATCTACTATCAGAATCAAAAGTATCGAACCTAACCCCATTTACGGCATCTTCAGTAGGTTCTTCCTCCATCTTCATGGATCGAATATCATCTGCTTCCTCACCCACGTCGTCgtcgtcatcgtcatcgtccACGTCTTTATCATCGTATGGATCGCAGTCAGAAAAGAATGACTCATGTGAAATCATTACATCCTCTAATGGTTCATtaccaataataaaggAATCCATCCAAATGACCATACGGAAAGATCAAACAGAAAACAGTGCTACTACTGGTAAGAATTCCGAGAATGATCAGGCACGTCTGACATTAACATCAATGGATTGTAACgaattaaattattatcaaacaCATATATTGAACACAATAATTCGTTTTGAAACCATCTTAAAACATGACTTAAAAGAATTTATCATCcgtgatgaaattgatttattgagAATGGTAAATAAATTcgattcattaaatttgaatttacaacaaatgaaatccaatattgatgatttataCAACACTATTAAAATCACCTATTTGAATCATGTTCATGAAGAATTCGATACCACAAATCCAGACTCGTTTGAATCacaattgaatgaatcTGTTAATGAAAGTGTTAAACAATTGGAAATcttagaaaagaaaatggaatcttgccaaaaaaaattattggaaCAAAGAGAGGTTATGAGACAATTAGATAATTTGgttttaattgaaaaatctcTTTTGGAATCAAAACGAAATGTGAAACAAATTTATAAGTATAGATACATTATTTTCGATTTGGTTATGCtcataatgatgatttgtGTCGGATATTTCGTCAAGAAAATAGTCTTGGGAATATGGATCTCATTATGA